A single window of Desulfuromonadales bacterium DNA harbors:
- a CDS encoding DUF3108 domain-containing protein — protein MLRFLGFIIVIAVVLPLPFAAAADLAPAPFTATYSVSYQGMTAGQLHFVLRAEEDGRFVYETHATPGFLARLLVSSKAVERSIVRIDADGVRPLSWFLDDGKSGKENDGALVFAWDVKRVTGTVQGERVDLPIEPGLQDRLSFQIAAMTALLRGREPGTIPVFDDNRIKPYSYSRQGAARIETPAGEFETVLYESTRPRSKRLSRIWHAPTLGYLPVRFERLNRGKVETVMELVTVERSAGGQ, from the coding sequence TTGCTGCGATTCTTAGGATTCATCATCGTCATTGCGGTTGTGCTGCCGCTGCCGTTCGCCGCCGCCGCCGACCTTGCCCCTGCCCCCTTCACGGCCACCTACTCCGTGAGTTATCAAGGCATGACCGCGGGGCAGCTTCATTTCGTGCTGCGTGCCGAAGAGGATGGCCGGTTTGTTTACGAAACTCATGCGACTCCGGGGTTTCTGGCGCGCCTATTGGTGAGCAGTAAGGCGGTCGAACGCAGCATCGTGCGCATCGATGCAGACGGGGTGCGTCCGCTCTCCTGGTTTCTGGATGACGGCAAATCGGGCAAAGAGAACGACGGGGCGCTTGTCTTTGCCTGGGATGTGAAACGGGTCACCGGGACCGTGCAGGGAGAGCGGGTCGATTTGCCGATCGAACCGGGGCTGCAGGATCGCCTCTCCTTCCAGATCGCCGCGATGACCGCGCTGCTGCGCGGTCGCGAACCCGGCACGATCCCCGTGTTCGACGACAACCGGATCAAACCGTACAGCTACAGTCGCCAGGGGGCCGCCCGCATTGAGACGCCAGCGGGTGAGTTCGAAACGGTGCTCTACGAGAGTACGCGCCCGCGTTCGAAACGTCTCTCCCGCATCTGGCATGCGCCGACGCTCGGTTACCTTCCCGTGCGTTTCGAGCGGCTGAATAGAGGCAAGGTCGAGACGGTGATGGAGTTGGTGACAGTGGAACGCAGTGCCGGTGGGCAGTAG